A genomic stretch from Chitinophaga lutea includes:
- a CDS encoding TonB-dependent receptor, with the protein MKLTILLLTVVFMQAANAAFSQQITIHVENASLKSVLSTIKKQSGYRVLYSTEVLEKSLPVSLQLKNATLEQVLAQAFRLQPLTYKVENGTILIGVKPQTPVFTEMPVLKEITVKGTVTSEKGEPIPGAAIIEKGTQNGTVTDATGQYTIRLKSDTATLIVRSMGFATQEIKVTGPVLNISLKDDNAALSEVVVVGFGMQKKANLTGAVSSVNMEDVLGNRPVSGTAQALQGVVPGLQITYGSGQPGAATSVNIRGINSLNGGSPLVLVDNVPMNIDDVNPRDIENISVLKDAAAASIYGARAAFGVILITTKKGKKNQPTRFNYANNFTWSKPISLPEKASPLEFVRALKDFGSATYWSGQNVNTWLGLMEEYQQNPGKYPEGAAVVNGLRYPLAERDLYSTLFTGGFEQMHNFAFYGGSEKTTYRVSGGYTGEDGIMVTNKDRYARYNVNALLSTELAKNLNASVNVFYKNDVRYTPSTLAGLFYNAITYPSYVETGYGTTPNGVRLPYNTPNNVVRTEPANKDFRDNLRLFGKLEYSPLKDLKITGEYTFTKNNGNSQNILDKNEYINAVTFDRQFLNNSTSYTRANGQLNYHALNLYLNYAKDFGDHHFKLLVGTNQESSKADTFNLSRLDLLSSQVPSFVTSTGTAGGYDGFSEFAISGYFGRLNYDYKGKYLLEVNGRFDGSSRFPPGNRFGFFPSVSAGWNVAEEPFMRSINKTLSQLKLRGSFGEIGNQVVAFEGISSFYPYIPGLSPYNASWVNPATNIRYLTLTPPALVSTSFTWETVQSLNVGVDVGLFKNKLFLTFDWYKRNTLDMLAPGAALPDVLGAEAPLQNVADLQTKGWELEVSYKDNAGDFSYGVGFNLSDNRTFITKFDNPAGLLSQHYVGKEMGEIWGYVTKGYFTVDDFAAGSLNPNLQGGTLKSGVAPYKGVPQNPGDIRYEDLNGDGVIFSGNNTLTDPGDRRIIGNSNRRYQFGMFGNASWKNFDLSFFLQGVGKRDLWLSNQLYWPYQNQFGTVYKHNLDYWTAANPNGFYPRVYPDAGGNTGTSRMQQTKYLSNGAYLRVKNITIGYNLPKARLQRIRVDNVRFFASGENMFTFTSLPKGMESDATNYGEGGIYPFLKKFSLGANISF; encoded by the coding sequence ATGAAGCTGACCATCCTGTTGCTGACGGTGGTCTTTATGCAGGCAGCCAATGCCGCATTTTCGCAACAGATCACCATCCATGTGGAAAATGCATCGCTCAAGTCGGTACTGTCCACTATCAAAAAACAATCGGGTTACCGCGTGCTGTACAGCACGGAGGTATTGGAGAAATCCTTACCGGTTTCCCTGCAACTGAAGAATGCCACGCTCGAGCAGGTGCTGGCGCAGGCTTTCCGCTTGCAGCCGCTGACCTATAAGGTGGAGAACGGCACTATCCTCATCGGGGTGAAACCACAGACCCCGGTATTCACCGAAATGCCCGTGCTGAAAGAGATCACCGTAAAAGGCACGGTGACCAGCGAAAAAGGGGAGCCCATTCCCGGCGCGGCCATCATCGAAAAAGGTACACAAAACGGCACTGTCACGGATGCAACAGGCCAATACACCATCCGCCTGAAAAGTGACACAGCCACGTTGATTGTCCGGTCGATGGGGTTTGCCACACAGGAAATCAAAGTGACCGGCCCGGTGCTGAACATCTCCCTGAAAGACGATAACGCCGCGCTCAGCGAGGTGGTAGTAGTGGGTTTCGGCATGCAGAAAAAAGCCAACCTCACCGGCGCCGTGAGCTCGGTGAATATGGAAGACGTGCTGGGCAACCGGCCGGTGAGCGGAACGGCGCAGGCGCTCCAGGGCGTGGTGCCGGGTTTGCAGATCACCTATGGGTCCGGCCAGCCGGGCGCGGCCACCTCGGTCAACATCCGGGGCATCAACTCCCTCAACGGCGGGTCACCGCTGGTATTGGTGGATAACGTACCCATGAACATCGACGACGTGAACCCCCGCGATATCGAAAACATCTCCGTGCTGAAAGATGCGGCCGCAGCCTCCATCTATGGGGCACGGGCCGCCTTCGGCGTGATACTCATCACCACCAAAAAAGGCAAAAAGAACCAGCCCACCCGCTTCAACTATGCCAATAACTTCACCTGGAGCAAACCGATTTCTTTGCCGGAGAAGGCTTCCCCGCTGGAGTTTGTACGGGCGTTGAAAGATTTCGGCTCGGCAACCTACTGGTCCGGCCAGAACGTCAACACCTGGCTCGGGCTGATGGAAGAATATCAGCAGAACCCGGGGAAATATCCGGAGGGTGCGGCTGTGGTGAACGGCCTGCGGTACCCGCTGGCGGAGCGCGATCTGTACAGCACCCTCTTTACAGGCGGGTTTGAACAGATGCACAACTTCGCTTTCTACGGCGGTTCGGAAAAAACGACGTACCGCGTGTCTGGCGGCTATACGGGGGAAGACGGTATTATGGTCACCAACAAAGACCGGTATGCCCGCTATAACGTGAACGCCTTGCTGAGCACCGAGTTGGCTAAAAACCTCAACGCCAGCGTGAACGTGTTTTATAAAAACGATGTGCGGTATACGCCTTCCACGTTAGCCGGGCTCTTTTATAACGCCATCACTTATCCTTCGTATGTTGAAACCGGCTATGGCACCACACCCAATGGCGTCAGGCTCCCTTACAACACGCCTAACAACGTAGTGAGAACGGAGCCCGCCAACAAGGACTTCCGCGATAACCTCCGCCTCTTCGGCAAGCTGGAATACAGTCCCCTCAAGGATTTGAAAATTACCGGGGAATATACCTTCACGAAAAACAACGGCAACAGCCAGAACATCCTGGATAAAAACGAGTACATCAACGCGGTGACGTTCGACCGGCAGTTCCTCAATAACAGCACCAGCTATACGCGGGCAAACGGGCAGCTGAACTACCACGCGCTGAACCTGTACCTTAACTATGCCAAGGACTTCGGTGATCACCACTTCAAATTACTGGTGGGCACCAACCAGGAAAGCAGCAAAGCGGATACATTCAATCTCTCCCGCCTCGACCTGCTCAGCTCACAGGTGCCCTCGTTTGTGACGAGCACCGGTACGGCAGGTGGCTACGACGGGTTTTCGGAATTCGCCATTTCCGGTTATTTCGGGCGGCTGAACTATGACTATAAGGGCAAATACCTGCTGGAGGTCAACGGCCGCTTCGACGGTTCTTCGCGTTTCCCGCCCGGCAACCGCTTCGGGTTTTTCCCCTCCGTATCGGCTGGCTGGAACGTTGCCGAAGAGCCCTTTATGCGGAGCATCAATAAGACGCTGTCGCAATTAAAACTCAGGGGATCGTTCGGTGAAATCGGTAACCAGGTGGTGGCTTTTGAAGGCATCAGCAGTTTTTACCCGTACATTCCGGGGCTTTCTCCTTACAACGCCTCATGGGTAAATCCCGCCACCAACATCCGCTACCTGACGCTCACGCCGCCTGCGCTGGTGAGCACCAGCTTTACATGGGAAACCGTGCAGTCGCTTAACGTGGGCGTTGATGTAGGCCTGTTTAAAAACAAACTCTTCCTCACTTTCGACTGGTACAAACGCAATACGCTCGACATGCTGGCGCCCGGTGCGGCCCTGCCTGATGTACTCGGTGCGGAGGCGCCCCTGCAGAACGTGGCCGACCTGCAGACAAAAGGCTGGGAGCTGGAGGTGAGCTATAAGGACAATGCCGGCGACTTTTCTTACGGCGTGGGCTTCAACCTGTCAGACAACCGCACGTTCATCACCAAATTCGACAACCCCGCCGGCCTGCTTTCCCAGCATTACGTGGGCAAGGAAATGGGTGAGATATGGGGCTATGTGACGAAAGGATATTTTACGGTGGATGATTTCGCCGCCGGTTCGCTCAATCCCAATTTGCAGGGAGGCACGCTGAAGTCCGGCGTTGCGCCGTACAAAGGTGTTCCGCAGAACCCGGGTGATATCCGCTACGAAGACCTCAATGGCGACGGCGTGATTTTTTCCGGGAACAATACCCTGACCGACCCCGGCGACCGCCGTATCATCGGCAACAGCAACCGCCGGTACCAGTTCGGGATGTTCGGGAATGCATCTTGGAAGAATTTTGATCTGTCGTTTTTCCTGCAGGGCGTGGGCAAGCGCGACCTCTGGCTGAGCAACCAGTTGTACTGGCCTTACCAGAACCAGTTCGGCACTGTGTACAAACACAACCTCGATTACTGGACGGCCGCTAACCCCAACGGGTTTTATCCGCGCGTATATCCCGATGCCGGCGGCAATACCGGCACCAGCCGCATGCAGCAGACGAAGTACCTGTCCAACGGCGCATACCTCCGCGTGAAAAATATCACCATCGGGTATAACCTGCCGAAAGCACGGCTGCAGCGCATCCGGGTAGACAATGTGCGTTTCTTCGCCAGCGGCGAAAATATGTTCACCTTCACCAGCCTGCCGAAAGGAATGGAGTCCGACGCCACTAACTACGGCGAAGGCGG